The DNA window taaataaacctttaaaaaaatggattACTAAGaacttctgttttctcatttattagCAATATGCACTTAGCCATTTCAAACTACCAACTTGGATGTTTCCTACTATATAGGCCAAAATGATTCATTACCAAGAAATTTCGTGCAACCCAAAAGGGTGAGATAATTAGAATATTTGCTTTATACTACAACCAATCTATATTGTTCATCTTTCTGAGATGAAATGACAAGAATGGtggcatttttttgttgttgttttggtttttcgagacagggtttccccgtggctttggaggctgtcctgaaattagcttttgtagaccaggctggcctcgaactcacaaagatctgcctgcctctgcctctcgagtgctgggattaaaggcgtgcgccaccaatgcatGGCGAATGGAGGCATTCTTATGTAATGACAATGCACCTTGGTGCCACTGGGAGCTGAAAGACTGGTTAAAGGTATGACCGTGTGATTGGACTGATGGAGAAAACTGATCTGCATGAAGAAAACCAAATTTCCCACCATATGACATCTGTCTGAAAACATTGTTCATCACTGCCTGCTGCTGACAATCttctgaagaagagatggactgcTGGACCATCTGTGCTGATGGAGTCATGTTACCCACCGCCCTTTCATAGCTGTTAGGAGATGTGGAGGTAGGGTTTAAATTTCCAACACGATGCTGAAGATAGGACACATTGGCGTCCTGAGAAGCATGACTACTTTCTGATCTAAACTGAGTTTTGATAAGCCTCCCGAAAAGTTTGATTCCATTGAGAAGATTCATGGCATATGGAACAGACATTTCATGCTTGAAATTCACAAATGCAAACTGTTTCAGTATGCCATCTTTATCTTTGGGGAATTTCACCTTTATTACTGGCCAGGGCTGGTGGAACAGTTCGAAGAGGAGCTTATCCGTCACCTTAGTCTTCAGGTTGTCCAGGAacagagtggaatgtggtagcCTCTGCAGCCTCCCATCTCCTCAGAGCTTCCCTTTTGTTGGTATTTTTGCAGTAAGATATAGTCCTATGACTTCTTTTATTAGTTGTAAGTGTGGTATTGACACAgcatgtggaggcagaagaggggaTGTGTGGGTGTTTTGGGCCTAGATGTTGGGAGTGGCTTTTGTGGAATAAGTCAGGTGGAAGAGACACCAGAACAGTTGTCTTCTGATCCAAGGCCGTTGCTTGGGGATATACCAGGCTATGGATAAGAGGTGACATGGGAGTGGCCTGTGAGTTAGGAGTAGGTAATGGGAATCGTGAAAGAAGCCTGGAAACTAGTTTCTGTGCAAACAAAGGTGACTGAACTAGAATGGGAAACTGGATGTGGGAACAAGGTTAGATATTATGGATTGGGGGCGAAAGTATGAATGAGGAAAGTCTGTGAAAGTCACTGTGCAAAAACTTCTATAAGGACATGGGAGATCTGGCAGGGTGGGCAGATTATATTCAGCATAGCAGGGATCTGTGGATATAGGAAAAGGGGttgtttaattgaaaaaaatgcttTCATAA is part of the Cricetulus griseus strain 17A/GY chromosome 5, alternate assembly CriGri-PICRH-1.0, whole genome shotgun sequence genome and encodes:
- the LOC100773372 gene encoding RNA-binding protein 7-like, coding for METGVSQTTFILVGVKNLKRLPHSTLFLDNLKTKVTDKLLFELFHQPWPVIKVKFPKDKDGILKQFAFVNFKHEMSVPYAMNLLNGIKLFGRLIKTQFRSESSHASQDANVSYLQHRVGNLNPTSTSPNSYERAVGNMTPSAQMVQQSISSSEDCQQQAVMNNVFRQMSYGGKFGFLHADQFSPSVQSHGHTFNQSFSSQWHQGALSLHKNASIRHALRKNDVNT